The Bacteroidia bacterium genomic interval AAGAATAATTGGGGAGTAGCTGTGGTGGAGCAAAATATCCAGTACATGCAGGAAGTTCTGGAAGACGAACTGATTCGGATTGAATCTGGCATTAGCCGTATAGGGAATAAGTCCTTTTCTGCTATTCATAAAATGATTTCTCGTGATCGGAATGAAGTAGTAAGTATCATGAAAATCAGTTTGGTCTTGCTTGATAAAACGGCTCGGAAATCAGTCCCTATTCCTGAGGAGTTCAAAGAAAATATGAAAGCTCTTTTAGTTGAAGCTTCCTGAATTCTATGCCTAAGAAAATAAAAATAGACCTGATCATGGATGTGATCTGTCCCTGGTGTTACCTGGGACATGCGCATTTGAAAAAGGCTATGGCTGAACGGGCAGGCGAGTATCCCTTTGAGGTTTCCTTCAAACCCTTTCTCCTCTATCCTCATATACCAGAAACCGGCATAGCCAAACAGGATTTTAAGACCCATCGGCGTCCGGGAATGGGGCGATTACTTTTGCAAGAGGCTGAGTCTGTAGGCCTTGAAATAGATTATAAGAAGATCGACCTCATCCCCAATTCTTTGGAGGCCCATAGATTCTTGTATTTGCTCCCTGATTATGAAGAGCAGCTGGCCTTCGGAGAAAGGATTTTCGAAGCCTATTTCTCTCTCGGACAGGATGTGGGCGATAAAGAGGTGCTTCTGGATCTTGCCTTGGAATCTGGTATCAATACTCATAGTATCGGCAAGTTCCATACGACTACAGAGGGTGCTCAGGAAGTAGAAGAACTGATCCAGCAGTATCGGGAAGAAGGCATAAGTGCTGTTCCCGGATTTCGCTTCAATGATGAACATCTGATTCAGGGAGTCCAGCAAAGCTCTGCTTTCATCCGCTACTTTGATCGATTGCAGAAATAACTAGTCATTGGCAAAAAAAGATCGCCTGTCGTCAAAGAGTATTTTCAGGGTACTAGGAGCATGCAAAACAGATTCAAAGCCTTTTTCCTGCCAGAGAATTTCTCCCGCTAATTCCATTACTTTCCACTTTCTGAGGGGATTATCCAGATCCTGGGCTAAAGCCATAAGAGCTACAGCTGCATCATAGCGATCGAGGGTCTGGCTTCTGCGTATTCTTCTGCCATAAATTCCTAAAGGATTCAGACCTCGTTTATCTTCTTCAGAAATATAATGACTGATCAATTGTTTACGATCCGGATGTGGCAATATGGGAGTCAACATAGCATCCAAATGGTTCAGGCTGATGGGGTTCTTCCCTTTTTTCGCTTGTTTGAATTTTAAGCCCCATTCCTCCATATGATGCAGCTTTAGGGTTTCTATATGGGAAAATAATTCAATTACAAAACCTTCGAGCTCATGGGCAAAGAAATCCTTGCTACGCCCAATTTCAGGCTTTAAGGCTCCATTTTGGCAGACTTGTCGGAATACAAAGCTTCTTAACTTAAGCTTTTTGTTTTCCCAGAGGATGGCTACACCCCCATTAATAGAATCTTTAGACTGGATACCGGATTCGATGGGTAAGATAGCGCAGTGAAATTCGGTTTCTCCCTGCTTGCAGCTATCGATAATCTTACCGCCTTTTTCTTCAACAAGGTTTTGGAAGTGGAAGAGAAATTCAACCATAATACGTGCATTGTTTGTGTTGGAAATTGCGCGTCTTCCTGTAAGTAGATATCGTATGCCTTAAAGTAAATAAATTTATGTGCAGATAAAATTTATTAATTGGATTAAATGGTGGGGAGAAGAAAGTTTTGCCAGCTAATTCGATGAAAAGAAGACTAAGCTTTGACTATGAGGGGATTGTAAGAAGAATATGCCCCATTTTCAACATGGGAATTGATGATTTAAGAATGTTGGGTTAGAAGTCTTTTTGTTTTCGGAAGAAAATCGAATTTACTCCATTTCCTCTGGATCACTAAAAAGGAGAGAGTCTGCTTCAAAGCTGAGATTTAAGGGAGCGGGTGCTTTTTGAGTACTATCTGGCTTATTTTCGGTAAACTTAACCTGACTATCTATAGGTTCAGGATTATAGAATAAAGTGTCCTGGCAAACCGTATCTGGTAGACTGGCCATAAGCTGGTCCAACTCGAGGAAAGAAGCTAAAGCAACCTGAGAATAATTTTGGGAAGCATTTTTGAAGCCTTTGTATTCGGTTCTCCATACACGAGTCATCAAATCCATACCTCCTTGCTTAGGCGCAATTTTTTCCAAAACTCCATCTACGTTTCCTGCTCCTGCATGATAAGAATGGAGTACCAAAAGGCGGAACCACAACTCATCCTCTCTGAAGGGGATGTTTCGCTTTCTCAGCATCCATCTAGTTTGAGGGATACAACGCCTGGCTAATAACTTGGCTGCGGCTCTTGCGGCTTTACTGAGGTCTTCACGCTCATCTATGCTATCGTTCACCACCAATCCATATTCCTCCGCGACTCCTTTCATCAATTGGAAGGAACCATAAGCTCCTACCGGAGAATATTGAAGTGCTGCAGGGCTTTCGATCAGCAGGATTGCCTGAGCATACCAGGGATCGACATTCATCCCTTTGAAAATATGAAGCGCTTTGCCAATATGTGGAAGGACCTTCTGGAAATCATAATAATGATTCTTACCCGGAGTGATGTATATCTGGGTGTTCATTGGAAGGTCATTCGCTACAATAATGCTGTCTTTATAGTAGTTCTTGAGACCCTCAGATTTCTTATCCCAGGCTCTTAAACTGATTTTATCCAACAACCTTCTACTCTGTGCGATATTTACAATGGCAGAGTCTCTTCCCATTTGCATGATCTTTCTCCAAAACACGGGTTGACTCAGGGTATCCCATTGTTGGGCATACAAAAGAGAGTCCCAAATGATATGCATGCAGGAAAGGTCTACAGGAAAAACCTCAAAACTATAAG includes:
- a CDS encoding transglycosylase SLT domain-containing protein, producing the protein MKVKPSILAGLGVLLVLVLVISLKALTSTQRPDFRAMAASFPDEYPFPNHIEFSLFDNDSLADITIARLEEVWDTTQVSYSFEVFPVDLSCMHIIWDSLLYAQQWDTLSQPVFWRKIMQMGRDSAIVNIAQSRRLLDKISLRAWDKKSEGLKNYYKDSIIVANDLPMNTQIYITPGKNHYYDFQKVLPHIGKALHIFKGMNVDPWYAQAILLIESPAALQYSPVGAYGSFQLMKGVAEEYGLVVNDSIDEREDLSKAARAAAKLLARRCIPQTRWMLRKRNIPFREDELWFRLLVLHSYHAGAGNVDGVLEKIAPKQGGMDLMTRVWRTEYKGFKNASQNYSQVALASFLELDQLMASLPDTVCQDTLFYNPEPIDSQVKFTENKPDSTQKAPAPLNLSFEADSLLFSDPEEME
- a CDS encoding DsbA family oxidoreductase; its protein translation is MPKKIKIDLIMDVICPWCYLGHAHLKKAMAERAGEYPFEVSFKPFLLYPHIPETGIAKQDFKTHRRPGMGRLLLQEAESVGLEIDYKKIDLIPNSLEAHRFLYLLPDYEEQLAFGERIFEAYFSLGQDVGDKEVLLDLALESGINTHSIGKFHTTTEGAQEVEELIQQYREEGISAVPGFRFNDEHLIQGVQQSSAFIRYFDRLQK
- a CDS encoding thioesterase family protein, which translates into the protein MSNLILTYQGAVQSWELDSNDHMNVMFYINKFELAGRNLGHETGMHNDFLKKNNWGVAVVEQNIQYMQEVLEDELIRIESGISRIGNKSFSAIHKMISRDRNEVVSIMKISLVLLDKTARKSVPIPEEFKENMKALLVEAS